Proteins encoded by one window of Fusarium graminearum PH-1 chromosome 1, whole genome shotgun sequence:
- a CDS encoding NEDD8-activating enzyme E1 catalytic subunit, translated as MSCDVQSPAGGHQNTRWKYLDQIRQNAGPYTDPEAIAPEALEGFNTLKVLGAGGLGCEILKNLAMSGFKNIHVIDMDTIDISNLNRQFLFRKDDVGKYKAEVAAAFVEKRVKGVSITAHNNRIQDFDEEFYKQFQLVICGLDSIEARRWINAMLVSIAEEGEDADALKPLIDGGTEGFKGQARVILPTMTSCIECQLDMHAPRAAVPLCTIASIPRQPEHCVEWAHVIAWDKEKPFPKLDKDDPEHVTWLFQKALTRAQEFGIPGVTYSLTQGTIKNIIPAIASTNAIIAAACCNEAFKIATSSAPCLGFQTNYMMYSGNDSIYTYTFKHEKKDDCPVCGRQARPLEVDPKTTLQELIESFAIRPEAQLKKASVRAEGKTLYMQFPPSLEEQTRPNLNKTLNELGLEDGQQVVVTDPAFPLEFNFFFKFKTAS; from the exons ATGAGTTGCGACGTCCAATCACCAGCTGGTGGCCACCAGAATACGCGATG GAAATATCTCGATCAGATCCGCCAAAATGCCGGGCCCTATACAGACCCTGAGGCCATTGCACCTGAAGCACTCGAAGGATTCAATACGTTGAAAGTTCT TGGTGCAGGTGGCCTAGGATGCGAAattctcaagaaccttgccATGTCGGGATTCAAAAATATCCATGTGATAGATATGG ATACAATCGACATCTCCAATCTAAACCGACAATTTCTTTTCAGAAAAGACGACGTTGGCAAATACAAAGCCGAGGTCGCTGCTGCATttgttgaaaagagagtAAAGGGTGTCTCCATCACAGCGCATAACAACCGCATCCAAGACTTCGATGAGGAGTTCTATAAACAGTTCCAGCTTGTCATTTGCGGTCTTGACAGCATTGAAGCCCGCCGCTGGATCAATGCTATGCTTGTTTCTATTGccgaagaaggcgaggacGCTGATGCCTTGAAGCCCTTGATTGACGGCGGTACTGAAGGCTTCAAAGGTCAAGCACGAGTTATTCTACCCACCATGACCTCGTGTATCGAGTGCCAACTTGATATGCACGCCCCCCGTGCCGCTGTTCCCCTATGCACAATTGCCTCGATCCCTCGACAGCCCGAGCATTGCGTCGAGTGGGCTCACGTTATTGCTTGGGATAAAGAGAAACCATTCCCAAAGCTGGATAAGGATGATCCAGAACATGTCACTTGGCTATTCCAAAAGGCCCTCACCCGTGCTCAGGAATTTGGCATCCCTGGCGTCACTTACTCCTTAACACAAGGAACTATCAAGAATATCATTCCGGCCATCGCTTCTACCaatgccatcatcgccgccGCATGCTGCAACGAAGCTTTCAAGATAGCAACGAGCTCGGCACCGTGCCTTGGATTTCAAACAAATTACATGATGTACTCGGGCAACGATAGCATCTACACATACACCTTTAAgcacgagaagaaggacgactGTCCTGTATGTGGACGCCAGGCTCGCCCTCTCGAGGTAGATCCCAAAACGACACTGCAAGAGTTGATCGAATCATTCGCCATCAGACCCGAGGCTCAGTTGAAGAAAGCTTCGGTACGTGCCGAAGGAAAGACTTTGTACATGCAGTTTCCCCCGAGCTTGGAAGAACAGACACGTCCAAACTTGAACAAGACGCTCAACGAGCTTGGGCTCGAAGATGGGCAGCAGGTCGTCGTCACCGATCCTGCGTTCCCTCTCGAATTCAACTTTTTCTTCAAATTCAAGACAGCTTCCTAG
- a CDS encoding DNA-directed RNA polymerases I and III 40 kDa polypeptide codes for MAPTQQAAWRNAPTAEDLARRQTVGINKETVTNISSTDYPGHHPGEDNEYTLDRFRDAFSVNFHQNDQFLSSFSLVGIDASLANAFRRILLSEIPTLAVENVYIENNTSVIQDEVLAHRLGLIPFKGGREGLHNFLKWHKKPEAGDDPYAGCFDWNTVRLELNVTCTVNEDASPTENDPLKAYHNAHVYARDIVFVPTGRQAEYFSGENAIAPTNPDILIAKLRPRQTINLAMHMHKGIGSDHAKFSPVATASYRLLPTITITQPILGADAEKFAKCFPKGVIGLEKVTAEDAAKTGSGYEGHKGETKAVVVDAMKDTVSREALRHEEFQGKVKLGRRRDHFIFSIESTGQWDSDELFLESVKHLKLKCKKLEQQVINMAR; via the exons ATGGCTCCCACACAGCAGGCTGCGTGGAGAAACGCTCCCACCGCAGAGGATCTTGCGCGCCGTCAG ACTGTTGGCATCAACAAGGAAACTGTCACAAACATTTCCTCCACCGATTATCCCGGACACCACCCCGGCGAGGATAATGAGTACACTCTTGATCGCTTCCGCGACGCCTTCTCGGTGAACTTTCACCAGAACGACCAgtttctctcctctttctcacTTGTCGGGATCGACGCCTCGCTCGCAAACGCTTTCCGCCGTATCCTCCTCTCCGAGATTCCTACCCTCGCCGTCGAGAACGTCTACATCGAGAACAACACCTCCGTTATTCAGGACGAGGTTCTCGCCCACCGACTTGGCCTTATTCCCTTCAAGGGTGGTCGCGAGGGTCTGCACAACTTCCTCAAGTGGCACAAGAAGCCAGAGGCTGGTGACGATCCTTATGCAGGCTGCTTCGACTGGAACACGGTCCGCCTCGAGCTTAATGTGACATGTACCGTCAACGAGGACGCTTCGCCTACCGAGAACGACCCTCTCAAGGCGTACCACAATGCCCACGTTTATGCGCGAGACATTGTCTTTGTGCCCACTGGCAGACAGGCCGAATACTTTAGCGGCGAGAACGCTATTGCGCCCACGAACCCTGATATCTTGATTGCCAAGCTACGACCCCGACAGACCATCAACCTTGCTATGCACATGCACAAGGGTATTGGATCCGACCACGCCAAGTTCTCCCCCGTCGCAACAGCCTCTTACCGTCTCCTACCAACCATTACGATCACCCAGCCCATCCTGGGAGCCGACGCCGAGAAGTTTGCCAAGTGTTTCCCCAAGGGTGTTATTGGGCTTGAGAAGGTTACAGCCGAGGATGCCGCAAAGACCGGCAGTGGTTATGAGGGACACAAGGGCGAGACCAAGGCGGTGGTCGTCGACGCCATGAAGGATACTGTCAGCCGTGAGGCTCTCCGTCATGAAGAGTTCCAAGGCAAGGTGAAGCTTGGCCGAAGACGAGACCACTTTATCTTCTCCATCGAGAGCACGGGGCAGTGGGACAGCGAtgagctcttcctcgagtcAGTTAAGCATCTAAAGCTTAAGTGTAAGAAGCTCGAGCAGCAAGTTATCAACATGGCGCGGTAA